GTCGATGCCGCGGATGCGGGCATGGGCATGCGGCGAGCGCAGGAAATAGGCGTGCGCCTGCCCCGGCCGGTTCATGTCGTCCGTATAGCGGCCCTTGCCGGTGATGAAGCGGTGGTCTTCCTTGCGGCGGACGGGCGCGCCGAGGGGCGTGACGTTGCTGGCGTTCATGGGTTCCTCCCCGAATGGGTGTCCCAAAGGGAATGCACGGGCTCCGGCGCCGTTTGTTGAGGCTGTCCGGATGAGCGGATGCTGCCGCCACGGGCGGGCAGAAGAATGCTGTGCAATGGATCAGGAGGCGGGCACGGACACCCGCCGGTCCTCACTCGGCGGCGAGGGCGGGCTGCTTCATGGCGGCGGCACCGGCGGCCACGGCCTTGACGATATTGTGATAGCCCGTGCAGCGGCAGAGATTGCCGTCGAGGTTCTCGCGGATGGTCGCCTCGTCGAGCTCCGAGCCGAGGCGCGCCACCATGTCCACGGCGGTCATGATCATGCCCGGCGTGCAGAAGCCGCACTGCAGGCCGTGGTTCTCGCGGAAGGCTTCCTGCATGGGGTGCAGCTTGCCGTCGGCCGCGAGGCCCTCGATGGTCAGAACGCTGGCGCCATCGGCCTGGACGGCCAGCATGGTGCAGGATTTGACCGCCGCGCCGTCGAGATGAACGACGCAGGCGCCGCACTGGCTGGTGTCGCAGCCCACGTGGGTGCCGGTGAGATGCAGCGTCTCGCGGAGGAACTGCACCAGCAGCGTGCGCGGCTCCACCTCCGCCGTCACCGCCTTGCCGTTCACCGTCAAAGAGATCTTGGCCATACGTTCCTCCCGGACCCTCGTTGTGCCGACCCGGTGAACTGCCCCGCACGACCGGACGGCTGGGGTGCTTTGTAATGGCTCCAGTGTGGGGCCGCGCGGCGGCGGCGGTCAAGCGTGGCGTTGAACGCGCAACGCCGCACCTGACCGCCTGCGCATCACTTCGTCGCGTGCCGGGGCTCTGGCAGCGGGCCGTCTCCGGCGGCCTGAGCGCGGGCCTGCGCCTCCGCGCGCTCCAGCCGCCCCACATTGTGGCTGGCGATGAAGCTGACCAGCACCAGCTGGATGAAGTGGAAGAGCATCACCGGCGCGATGATGAGGCTGAGTTCTGCCTGCGCGCCGAAGATCACGCTGGCCATGGGCAGGCCCGTCGCCAGCGACTTCTTGGAACCGCAGAACAGGACCGCGATGCGGTCACCGTAGTTGAAGCCGATGATCCGGCAGATCACGCTGAGGAGGCCATAAACGACAAAGAACAGCGCCACCACGCCCACCACCATCTCGATGATGAGGCTGGTGTCGTGCCGGCTCCACACCCCTCCGGCGACGCTGTCGCAGAACGAGTTGTAGACGATCATCAGGATGACGGCGCGATCGGCGATGCGTGCGGCCCGCTTGTGCCGAGCGATGAAACTGGCCGCCACGGGGCGCAGCATCTGACCGATGCCGACGGGCAGCATCACCAGAAGCACCAGCTTGATGATGACGCCTTCCAGATCGAGTTGCCCGCCCGTCGCGTGCATGTACCAGGCCATCAGCAGCGGCGTGATGAACACGCCGATGAGGCTGGAGATGCTGGCATTGAAGATGGCCACCGGCACGTTGCCCCGCGCCAGCGAGGTCATCGCCACCGAGGACGAGACGGTGGAGGGCAGCGCGGCGAGGAAGAAGAAGCCGGTCACCATCTCGGGGGGCATCACGCGCAGCAGCAGCGGATGGGCGGCGAGCACCACCACCGGGAAGAGCACGAAGGTGGCGCATTGCACCACCAGATGCACCCGCCAGCGCCCGACGCTCTTCCAGAGCTGATCGGGCGCCAGCGACAGGCCGTACAGGATGAAGATGAAGGCGACGCCATAGCTCGCGGCCTTGTCGGCATGGAGCGGTCCATCCGTCACGCCCGGAACGGGCCAGACGAGAGCGGCAAGGACGGTCAGGGCGAGCGCGATGACGAAGGGGTCGAGCTTGAAGCGAGACATCGGAAACGCACGAGAACAGAGGGGCCGTCGCCCCCTACGGCGTCTCCTGCTGCGCGACCGCTTCGGCGAAGTTCTTGAAGAACTCGTCTGCGATTTTTTTCGCTGTCCCTGCCACCAGACGCTGACCAAGCTGGGCAAGCTTGCCGCCGATCTGCGCCTCGGCCTTGTAGGCCAAGGTGGTGCCACTTTCACCCGGGGTCAATTGCACGAATGCACCACCCTTCGCGAAACCGGCGATCCCGCCGTCGCCTTCGCCAGCAATCCGATAGCTTTCCGGCGCGTTGAAGTCACTCAGGGTCACCGTGCCGCGGAACTTGGCCTTGACCGGGCCGATCTTGGTCACCACCACCGCCTTCAGCTCGGTGTCGGAGACCTTTTCCAGCTCCTCGCAGCCCGGAATGCAGCGCTTCAGCATCTCGGCATCGTTCAGCGCGGCCCAGGCCACCTGCTGCGACACGGGCAGTTCGTAGCTGCCTTCCATTTCCAGCGCCATGGCGCCCTCCCTCACACGCAACCCACAGGCCAAGGATGTTGCGCCAGCGCAGCTTTAAGGAAAAGCTGGATGCCCGAGAAAATTGCGAAAGGGGACTGTCCACACGCCCAAAGGCGGATTTGTCACTCCACCCGAGCCACGCTATGAGTCGCATCGGTCCGTTGTGCCCATACATGAGGCACGTCTAAACAATAGGCGGACCAGAACGAGGGGCACCAGACGTATGGACGTCTTTCTGCAACAACTCATCAACGGGCTGACGCTCGGCTCCATCTATGGGCTGATCGCGATCGGCTACACGATGGTGTTCGGCATCATCGGCATGGTGAACTTCGCCCATGGCGACGTTTTCATGGTCAGTTCGTTCATCGGGCTCATCGCCTTCCTGCTGCTCACCACGGTGCTCGGCATCTCGTCCATCTTCCTCGTGCTCGCCATCGTCCTCGTGGTGGCGATGCTGTTCACGGGACTGCTGTCCTGGACCATCGAGCGGGTCGCCTACCGCCCGCTGCGCGGCTCCTTCCGCCTCGCACCCATGATCTCCGCCATCGGCATGTCCATCCTGCTCGCCAACTTCGTGCAGGTGGCCCAGGGCCCGCGCAACAAGCCGCTGCCTCCGATCATTCCCGACGTGATCGTGCTGATGGACAATAACGGCTACCAGGTGACGCTGGCCTACAAGCAGATCGTCATCATGGCCGTGACCGTCGCCCTGCTGGCCGGCTTCTGGTACCTCGTGCAGAAGACGCCCCTCGGCCGTGCCCAGCGCGCCTGCGAACAGGACCGCAAGATGGCGGCGCTGCTCGGCGTGGACGTCGACCGCACCATCTCCCTGACCTTCGTCATCGGCGCCATGCTCGCCGCCGTCGCCGGTACCATGTACCTGATGTATTATGGCGTGGTGAATTTCAACGACGGCTTCGTGCCCGGCGTGAAGGCCTTCACCGCCGCCGTCCTCGGCGGCATCGGCTCGCTGCCGGGCGCGGTGCTGGGCGGCCTGCTGATCGGCCTCATCGAGACCTTCTGGTCGGCCTATTTCTCCATCGAATACAAGGATGTGGCGGCGTTCTCCATCCTTGCCATCACGCTCATCTTCATGCCTCAGGGGCTCCTCGGCCGTCCGGAAGTGGAGAAGGTCTGATGGCCGCCGCTCCGACCAAGGGCGGGGCCGCCTCTGCGCCCCCCGCCCCGTTTGCCGCCGCGCTGAAGGACGCGGTGGTGAGCGGTGTCCTCACCTTCCTCCTGCTCCTGCCGCTCGTCGGCTTCCGCGCCACCGAAAGCGGCAGCGGGCCGCTGACGCTGACCTACCGCTTCGGCCTCGTCACCATCTTCGCCCTGCTGGTGGCGGGCCTGCGGCTGGTGCTCAACCTCACGCTCTGGCGCGAGGGCCGCGTGAAGGCCACGAAGTCCGGCCCGTCGGCGCTGGCCGTCGTCGGCAACCAGATGGCACCCTTCGCGAAGAGTGCCTTCTTCGCCATCGCCATCCTCTATCCGCTGCTGGCGGTGCTGCTCTCGGGCGGCCTCACCCCCAGCCGCTACTGGATCGACCTCGGCATCTATATCGGCTCCTACGTGATGCTGGGCTGGGGCCTCAACATCGTGGTCGGCCTCGCCGGCCTGCTCGATCTCGGCTACGTGGCCTTCTATGCGGTGGGCGCCTATGCCTTCGCGCTCCTGTCCACGTCCGTACCGATCAATGACTGGATGGCCGGCCACCTCGGCGAGAACTTCTGGGCGCTGTGGTCTTTCTGGGTCTGCCTGCCGGTGTGCGGCCTGCTGGCGGCGCTCTGGGGCGTCATCCTCGGCTTCCCGGTGCTGCGCCTCAGGGGCGACTACCTCGCCATCGTGACGCTGGCCTTCGGAGAGATCATCCGCCTCGTCCTCATCAACTGGACGGATTTCACCAACGGCGCGGCCGGCATCGCCTCCATCCCGCCCATCTCCTTCTTCGGCATTCCCTTTTCGTCCGGAGACGACGGGTTCGCAGCGCTGTTCGGGCTCACCTTCGACCCGATGCACCGCATCATCTTCCTCTATTTCGTCATCGTGGCGCTCTCGGCCCTCACGGCCCTCGCCACGCTGCGGCTGCGGCGGATGCCGGTCGGCCGGGCATGGGAGGCGCTGCGCGAGGACGAGATCGCCTGCCGCTCGCTCGGCATCAACACCACGCTCACCAAGCTCACGGCCTTCGCCACCGGCGCCATGTTCGGCGGCTTTGCGGGCGCCTTCTTCGCGGTGCGCGTGCGGTTCGTTTCGCCCGAGAGCTTCACCTTCATGGAATCGGCGATGATCCTCGCCATCGTCGTGCTCGGCGGCATGGGCTCGCAGATGGGCGTGGCGGCGGCGGCCGTCTTCATGATCGGCGGCATGGAGATGCTGCGGAACCTCACCTTCCTGAAGAGCGACTGGCTGCTCGGCCCCGACTTCGATCCCACCCTCTACCGCATGCTCATCTTCGGCTTCGCCATGGTGGCGGTGATGGTCTGGCGTCCGCGCGGCATCGTGTCGGGCCGCCTCGCCACCATCTTCCTGAAGGAGCGCAAGACGGTGTCCGGCGATCTGGTGAAGGAGGGCCACGGATGAGACGCTGGGAAACCGATCCCATCCTGACCGTGGACCACCTCACCATGCGGTTCGGTGGTCTGGTGGCGGTGAACAACGTGTCCTTCACCGTGGGACGCGGCGACGTGACCGCCCTCATCGGGCCGAACGGCGCGGGCAAGACCACCGCCTTCAACTGCATCACCGGCTTCTACAAGCCGACGCTGGGGCGGCTCGCCCTCGCCCACGAGGCGCCGCCGAGCCCGGCGGAGCTCCAGGCGCTGACCGCCAACGGCCAGGCCGGGGCGAAGACCGAGAACGGTGCGCTCTATCTCCTGGAGCGCCTGCCGGACCACAAGGTCTCGGCTCAGGCGCGGGTCGCCCGCACCTTCCAGAACATCCGCCTGTTCTCAGGCATGACGGTGCTGGAAAACCTCATGGTGGCGCAGCACCAGAAGCTGATCCGCTCCGGCATGATGGCGCCCTCCGCCCTCTTCAACCTGCCCTCCTGGCGCCGCCAGGAGAAGGAAGGCGTGGAGCGGGCGCTGCACTGGCTCGAAAAGGTGGACCTGATGGCCCGCGCCGACGATCCGGCCGGCGACCTGCCCTATGGCGACCAGCGGCGGCTGGAGATCGCCCGTGCCATGTGCACCGAGCCCGTCCTGCTCTGCCTCGACGAGCCCGCCGCCGGCCTCAATCCGAAGGAATCAGCCGCGCTCAACACGCTGCTCCTGTCCATCCGCGCCGATTACGGCACCTCGGTGCTGCTGATCGAGCATGACATGTCGGTGGTGATGGAAATCTCGGACCATGTGATCGTGCTGGAATACGGCAGCAAGATCTCCGACGGCACACCGGCGGAGGTACGCTCCGATCCCGCCGTCATCGCCGCTTATCTCGGCGTGGACGAGGATGCGGTCGAGGCCGTGGAAGCGGAGGTGGGCCTATGACGGCGCTGCTCTCCGTGAAGGGGGTCAAGACCTATTACGGGAACATCGTCGCGCTGAAGGGCGTGGACGTGGAAGTGAACGAGGGCGAGATCGTCACCCTCATCGGCGCCAACGGCGCCGGCAAGTCCACGCTGATGATGACCGTCTGCGGCTCCCCCCGCGCCCGCGAAGGGTCCGTGATCTTCGACGGGCGGGACATCACCCGCATGCCAACCCACGAGATCATGCGCCTCAAGATCGCCCAGTCTCCCGAGGGGCGGCGCATCTTCGGCCGCATGACGGTCTATGAGAACCTCCAGATGGGTGCGGCCGTGGACGGCAACGCCCATTTCCAGGAGGATCTGGAGCGCATGTTCGCGCTCTTCCCGCGCCTGAAGGAACGTCTGTACCAGCGCGGCGGCACCCTCTCGGGCGGCGAGCAGCAGATGCTCGCCATCGCCCGCGCGCTGATGACCCGCCCCCGCCTGCTGCTGCTGGACGAGCCCTCGCTCGGCCTCGCGCCGCTGGTCGTGAAGCAGATTTTCGACGCCATCCGCGACCTCAACCGCACCGAGGGCCTCACCGTCTTCCTGGTGGAGCAGAACGCCTACCATGCACTCAAGCTCGCCCACCGGGCCTATGTGCTGGTGAACGGCACCGTCACCATGAGCGGCACCGGCAAGGAACTGCTGGAGCGGCCCGAGGTGAAGGCCGCGTATCTGGAAGGAGGACACTGAGCCATGGTTGCCCCCTCTCCCGATCCCGGCCGCCGCTGGGCCCCCATGGTGCTGCTGCCTGTCATCGCGCTGGTCGCGGTGGTGGCGGCCTTCGTGCTGCATCCGCAATGGGTGGTCGAGGTGTCCCTCGGCGACTTCCTGCTGGTGACGGTCTTCCTCGGCGGCGGCGCTGCCTGGATGTCCGGGCGCGCGGTGGCGAAGGTGTGGAGCCCCTTCCTGCTGGTGTTCGTCTATTCCGTGCTCGTGACCTGCGCGGTGCGCTTCTGCCACTTCGCCTTGTTCCACGGCACGCTGCTGTCGCTGAAGTATTTCCTGGTCGAGCTGGTCATCCTGCTTTCCATCGCGAGCCTTGGATTCCGCACGGTGCGAAAGCAGCAGATGACGCTTCGCTACGGCTGGCTCTACGAGAGCTCCGGCCCCCTCGCCTGGCGTCCGCGCCAGGGCTGAACGCCACGCTGCCGCAGCCCCGCCTCCCCCATCGACAGGGGACGGATTTGCGGCAGAATGGCGGGCATCCACGTCCCTGAATCGACTGTACCAGTCACACATCTGCCCGTTGCAGCCGGCCTCGCGGGTTCCGTCTCGCGACCGCTGGAAAAACCAGAGGAGATACGGATGAGGAAGCTTCTACTTGCCGGTCTTGCGCTTGGCGCCGGCCTGGCCTTCGCGGCCCAGGCTCAGGCCCAGGTGAAGCTGGGCGTGGCCGGTCCCATGACCGGCCCGAATGCCGCTTTCGGCGCCCAGCTCAAGAACGGCGTCGAGCAGGCCGTCACGGACATCAATGCGTCCGGCGGCATCCTCGGCCAGAAGATCCAGGTGTTCGTGGGCGACGACGCCTCCACCCCGGCGCAGGGAACCTCCGTCGCCAACAAATTCATCTCCGACGGCGTGAAATACGTCGTGGGCCACTTCAACTCGGGCGTCTCGATCCCGACCTCCACCAACTATGAGGAAGGCGGCATCCTCCAGATCACGCCCGCCTCCACCAACCCGACCTTCACCGAGCGCAAGCTCTGGAACGTGTTCCGCACCTGCGGCCGCGACGACCAGCAGGGCGCGGTGGCCGGCGAGTACATCCTGAAGAACCTGAAGGACAAGAAGATCGCCATCGTCCACGACAAGACCCCCTATGGTAAGGGCCTAGCGGACGAGACGCAGAAGGCCATCAACAAGGGTGGCGTGAAGGAAGTTGTCTATGAGGGCATCACGCCCGGCGAGAAGGACTATTCCGCTCTCGTGTCCAAGCTGAAGGCGGCCGGCGTCGAGGTGCTTTATTACGGCGGCCTGCACCCGGAAGCCGGCCTGCTGGTGCGTCAGATGCGCGATCAGGGCATGAAGACCGTCCTGTTCTCCGGCGACGGCATCACCGACAAGGAATACTGGACCATCGCCGGCCCCGGCGCCGAAGGCACGCTGATGACCTTCGGCCCCGATCCGCGCAAGAACGCCGCCGCCAAGGAAGTGGTGGACCGCTTCAAGGCCAAGGGCATCGATCCGGAAGGCTACGTGCTCTATTCCTACGCCGCCGTGCAGATCATCAAGCAGGCGGCCGAGGCCACGAAATCCCTCGACCCGAAGAAGGTCGCCGACTACATGCACTCCGGCGCCACCTTCAACACCGTGCTCGGCCCGCTCGCCTTCGACAAGAAGGGCGACCTGACCAAGCTCGACTATGTGGTCTACGTCTGGAAGGACGGCGGCTATTCGGAACTCTGACCCGGCCTTGCCGATCATATCCATCTGACAGGGAGACGCCCGCGCCGTGCGCGGGCGTTTTCTTTTGCGCCGGAGCGGTTCGAATTCCGCGACGGCAGGCCCATCACGTTCGCGCCGTGGAGCATTTGCCCCCTACCGGACAGGGGGGTATTGGCCTTATAAGCCCTAGCCGATGGCCGCTTTATCCGACCTCCTGTTCCAAGCCGTACCCGGGCCTGTGCTGCGGGCGATGGTGGCCGCGCGCTTCGGAACCGTGGTGCCCGCCGGACGCCGGGTCTGGGTGAATGCCGGTGCCGGCCGCGAGGACGGCCTCTCCTTCGAGAATGACGGGCGCTGGCTGGTGGCGACCGCCGGCGGCGAGCTCCTGAAGCGCGACCGCATCAACAGCCTCTGGAAGCGCGGCGCCATCATGGCCTATTTCGCCTCCCGCTCGAATGCGGACGCGCTGGAGACGAGCCTCGCCGACCACAGCGCCACGCCCCGCGTCCTCACATTCTGCTCCAACCATCCCGACGCCGTTCTGGTGCCAGATCGCTCCTTCATGACGCCGCGCATCTATGCGCCCTATCGGGCCATCGCCCATAGCGTGCCATGGGCGGAGCGCGAGGACGTGGTGCGCTGGCGTGGGGCGCCGTCCGGCCAGGGCGAGATCGCCCACAGCTGGATGGACGCCGGCAACCCCATGCTGCGCCAGCGGGTGCGCATGTGCCTCGCGCTCCGCGACGAGCCGGGCGTGGACGTCGCCTTCGCCGGCCGGGCCGACCTCGCGCCCTATGGCATCAGCAAGGAGCGCCTCGATCCGCTGAGCTGGGCCAAGGTGCGCTATGCCATCGACATCGACGGCTTCTCCGCCGCCTGGATGAACTTCTTCTCGCGCCTGCTGCTCGGCTGCTGCGTCATCAAGGTCGCCTCGCCCTATGGCTTCCGACAGTGGTTCTATGACGCGCTGGTGCCGTGGATCCATTATGTGCCGGTGAAGGCGGACCTCTCCGACCTCAAGGAGAAGATCGCCTGGTGCCGGGCCAATCCCGATGCCTGCCGGCAGATCGCCGAGGAGGGCCAGCGCCTTGCCCTCTCGCGCACGGTCGAGAGCGAGACCCAGCTGACGCTCGCCCGCATCGACGCAGCGCTCGGCGCGCGCAACGCGGCCAAGGCGCCCAACCCGCGCCTGCGGGACGCCAGTTCCTGATCGAGATCCTCAGCCGAGCGTGCTGAGGATGGGGAAGGTTTCGAGCAGCCAGTAGCTCATGCTGGCGATGCCGCCGGACAGGAAGGCGATGCCCGTGAGCACCAGCACGCCGCCCATCACCTTCTCCACCACCGGCAGGAAGCGCCGCATGTGGGTGAGGCTCTTGAGGAAGGGCCGCACGGCGAGCGCCGCCAGCAGGAAGGGCACACCGAGGCCGGCGGAATAGACCGCGAGCAGCGCTGCCCCCTTCGTCACCGTCGCCTCCGAGCCCGCGACCGCGAGGATGGCCCCGAGCACCGGGCCGAGGCAGGGGGTCCAGCCGAAGGCGAAGGCAAGGCCCATCACGAAGGCGCCCCATACGCCCGTCGGCTCCGCCACATGGGCGCGCGCGGTGCGCGACAGAAAGGCGATGCGGAACACGCCGAGGAAGTTGAGGCCCATCAGGATGATGGCGATGCCGGCAATGAGCGAGAGCGTGTCGAGATGGGCGCGCAGCACATTGCCGATGGCGGATGCCCCCGCTCCCAGCAGCACGAACACAACGGTGAAGCCGGAGACGAACAGCACCGCCCCATAGAAGGCCCGGCGGGCGACCTGACGCAGCGGCTCGGCATTGGTGAGGTCGTCGAGGGTCGCGCCGCCGATGTAGCACAGATAGGGCGGCACCAGCGGCAGCACGCAGGGGGAGAGAAAGCTGGCAAGGCCGGCAAGGAAGGCGGCGGGCAGCGAAACGTCGGCCATCGGACCCTTGGGTGCTACGCCCCGCCTCCGCACGGGCGGGCTCCCGTGTCTTGGCCCCATCGCGCGCCAGCGGCAAGCCCCGCGCCCCATGCCTCCCCGCGTTGTGAAGCCGCGCCCTCCCGCCCTACCCTGCCGTCCTGTCCTGATTCCCCGGTGCCGCCATGCGCAATCTCCTCACCGACGTGCCCGGCCTGACGGTGGGCCATGCCACCGACCTGAAGCTCGGCTCCGGCGTCACCGCCATCCTGTGCCATCCGCCCGCCGTGGCGGCGGTGGACGTGCGCGGCGGCGCGCCAGGCACGCGCGAGACGGACCTGCTCGACCCCGCCGCCACCGTGCCCCATGTGGACGCCATCGTGCTTTCCGGCGGCTCGGCCTATGGGCTCGACGCCGCCTCCGGCGTGACGAGCTGGCTCGCGGCGCACGGGCGCGGCTATCTGGTGAAGGACATCCGCGTCCCCATCGTGCCCTCGGCCATCCTGTTCGATCTCCTGAACGGCGGCGACAAGCACTGGGGCCGGCATTCGCCCTATCGCGACCTCGGCTACGCGGCCGCCGAGGCAGCGGGCGAGGACTTCGCCCTGGGCAGCGTCGGAGCCGGCACGGGCGCCACCACGGCCCGGGTGAAGGGCGGTCTCGGCTCGGCCTCCGCGATCGCGCCAACCGGCCATCGCGTGGGCGCGCTGGTGGCGGTGAACGCGTTGGGCTGCCCGCTCATGGGCGAGGGTCCGCATTTCCGCGCCGCCCCCTTCGAGCGCAACGGCGAGTTCGGCGGCCTCGGCCTGCCCGTGCCGCTCCCGGCGGACGGCGGCGGCATCCATCTCAAGGGCGCGACGCCGAAGACCGCCACCACCATCGCGGTCGTCGCGACGGATGCCGATCTCACCAGCGCCCAGACCCGCCACTTCGCGGTGATGGCGCAGGATGGGCTCGCCCTCTCGCTCTATCCCGTCCACACGCCGCTCGATGGCGACTGCGTCTTCGCTCTGGCCACCGGGCAGGCGACGCTCTCGGACCCCATCGGCGATCTCCTCGCCATCGGCACCACGGCGGCGGCGGTGCTGGCGCGGGCAGTGGCACGGGCGGTCTATGAGGCGACGGCCCTGCCCTTCCCTGGCGCGCAGCCCGCCTGGCGCGACCTGTTTCCGGGCGCGGTGCGGGGACGAGGCTGATTTCGCGCCGTCCTGTGCTAGATCAGCCGCGAACCGGCTCCGCCCTGGAGCCTCGCCTCTTCAGGAGCCGCCATGTCCGCCTTGCCGCCGATCCCGAAGCCCCGCCGCCGCTCCGCGCAGCCCGGCGCCCTCGGCGGCCTGCTGGCCATCATCTTCTGGTGCGCCTGCGGCATCACCGCCGTTCCGCTGGCCGGCCTGTTCACGCTCATCTCGGCCATGGGGCCGCAGGGAGCCTTCTCCGCCATTGCGGATTCGTTTTCCGGCTCGTCCGCCTCCGCGCAGATGCTGCGGCTCGGCCTGGTGCCGCAATTCGTGCTCTATGTCTGGGCGGTGACGACGGTGGCGCTCACCATCCTGCGCTCACGCCATGCGCTGACGCTGGTGCCGCTGGCGCTGGCGGTGTGGGTGGCCGTCACCGCCTTCTGCCAGTTTTCCATCCGCAGCATGATCACGCCCGGCGACGTGACCTTCATGGACCTCGCCGCGCTGCTGCCGGGGCTTCTGGTGCAGGCGGCGGGCGTCGCGGCGCTCTATGGCTATTTCCGCGAAGGCCAGCGGCCGGCCGCCTTCTACACCCGCTGACGCGGGCCGCCCTCAGGCCGTGGCGAAACGCGCGGGCGAGAACGGCGTCGGATCGGTGAAGGGCGTGACGCCCATCACCAGATCCGCCAGCAGACGGCCCGAGACGGGACCGAGCGTCAGGCCCCAGTGGCTGTGGCCAAAGTCGAGGAAGAGATCGGCATGGCCGGGCGCCCGGCCGATCACCGGCTTGGAATCCGGAAAGGCGGGCCGGAAGCCGAGCCACGGCTCGGCGTGAACCTGAGGCCCCACGTCCACGAGGCGGCGCACGCCGGCAATCACCTGCCGCACTTGCCGATGGGTCGCCGGATCATCCCGGCGGGCGAATTCGATGCCCGTGGTGGCCCGGATGCCGCCCTTGGTGCCCTGCAGGGCGAAGCCGCCGGCGCGATCGACGATGCCCCGGCTGAGAAACTGGCCGGGCTTCGGCTCGAAATGGATGTGGTAGCCGCGCTTCACCGCCAGCGGCAGCGGCTGGGGGAGGCCGAGGCCCTTCAGCGCATCGAGGCTCCAGGGGCCGAGCGCCACCACGGCGATCTGGCCATCCACGGGCCCCTCCGCCGTCTCCACGCGCCAGAGGCTGCCGCTGCGCCGGAGGCTGCGGGCATCCCCGCGCACGAGCAGGCCTCCCCGCCGCTCCAGCAGCCGGGCATAGGCTTTCACCAGCCCGCCGGGATCGCTCACATTGTCGCAATCCGGCCAGTGGATGGCGGCGGCGAACGGCCCCGTCAGCAGCGGCTCCAGAGCGCGGGCGCCCGCTTCGTCCAGTACCCGGAAGGGGATGTTGAGGTCGTCCGCCAATTGCCGCTCGGTGGAGGTGGCGGCGAAATCGGCGGCGGTGCGATAGACCTTCAGATAGCCGGTGGGCGACAGCAGGCCCTGCACACCCGCCTCTTCCGCCAGCCGGCGATGCTCACCTCGCGCCTGCGCCATCAAAGGGCGCAGGTCGCGGGCGATGTTCGCCTGCGCCGCCGGCGCGGAGGCCTTGAAATAGGCGATGAGCCACGACGCGAGCCCCGGCAGCGCCCCGAGCCGGTAGTTGCTCTGGGGCGAGAGCTTGAGCGCATGCTTCAGCAGC
The Azorhizobium caulinodans ORS 571 genome window above contains:
- a CDS encoding (2Fe-2S)-binding protein, which translates into the protein MAKISLTVNGKAVTAEVEPRTLLVQFLRETLHLTGTHVGCDTSQCGACVVHLDGAAVKSCTMLAVQADGASVLTIEGLAADGKLHPMQEAFRENHGLQCGFCTPGMIMTAVDMVARLGSELDEATIRENLDGNLCRCTGYHNIVKAVAAGAAAMKQPALAAE
- a CDS encoding bile acid:sodium symporter family protein — protein: MSRFKLDPFVIALALTVLAALVWPVPGVTDGPLHADKAASYGVAFIFILYGLSLAPDQLWKSVGRWRVHLVVQCATFVLFPVVVLAAHPLLLRVMPPEMVTGFFFLAALPSTVSSSVAMTSLARGNVPVAIFNASISSLIGVFITPLLMAWYMHATGGQLDLEGVIIKLVLLVMLPVGIGQMLRPVAASFIARHKRAARIADRAVILMIVYNSFCDSVAGGVWSRHDTSLIIEMVVGVVALFFVVYGLLSVICRIIGFNYGDRIAVLFCGSKKSLATGLPMASVIFGAQAELSLIIAPVMLFHFIQLVLVSFIASHNVGRLERAEAQARAQAAGDGPLPEPRHATK
- a CDS encoding SRPBCC family protein; this translates as MALEMEGSYELPVSQQVAWAALNDAEMLKRCIPGCEELEKVSDTELKAVVVTKIGPVKAKFRGTVTLSDFNAPESYRIAGEGDGGIAGFAKGGAFVQLTPGESGTTLAYKAEAQIGGKLAQLGQRLVAGTAKKIADEFFKNFAEAVAQQETP
- a CDS encoding branched-chain amino acid ABC transporter permease, with protein sequence MDVFLQQLINGLTLGSIYGLIAIGYTMVFGIIGMVNFAHGDVFMVSSFIGLIAFLLLTTVLGISSIFLVLAIVLVVAMLFTGLLSWTIERVAYRPLRGSFRLAPMISAIGMSILLANFVQVAQGPRNKPLPPIIPDVIVLMDNNGYQVTLAYKQIVIMAVTVALLAGFWYLVQKTPLGRAQRACEQDRKMAALLGVDVDRTISLTFVIGAMLAAVAGTMYLMYYGVVNFNDGFVPGVKAFTAAVLGGIGSLPGAVLGGLLIGLIETFWSAYFSIEYKDVAAFSILAITLIFMPQGLLGRPEVEKV
- the livM gene encoding high-affinity branched-chain amino acid ABC transporter permease LivM, which codes for MAAAPTKGGAASAPPAPFAAALKDAVVSGVLTFLLLLPLVGFRATESGSGPLTLTYRFGLVTIFALLVAGLRLVLNLTLWREGRVKATKSGPSALAVVGNQMAPFAKSAFFAIAILYPLLAVLLSGGLTPSRYWIDLGIYIGSYVMLGWGLNIVVGLAGLLDLGYVAFYAVGAYAFALLSTSVPINDWMAGHLGENFWALWSFWVCLPVCGLLAALWGVILGFPVLRLRGDYLAIVTLAFGEIIRLVLINWTDFTNGAAGIASIPPISFFGIPFSSGDDGFAALFGLTFDPMHRIIFLYFVIVALSALTALATLRLRRMPVGRAWEALREDEIACRSLGINTTLTKLTAFATGAMFGGFAGAFFAVRVRFVSPESFTFMESAMILAIVVLGGMGSQMGVAAAAVFMIGGMEMLRNLTFLKSDWLLGPDFDPTLYRMLIFGFAMVAVMVWRPRGIVSGRLATIFLKERKTVSGDLVKEGHG
- a CDS encoding ABC transporter ATP-binding protein, which gives rise to MRRWETDPILTVDHLTMRFGGLVAVNNVSFTVGRGDVTALIGPNGAGKTTAFNCITGFYKPTLGRLALAHEAPPSPAELQALTANGQAGAKTENGALYLLERLPDHKVSAQARVARTFQNIRLFSGMTVLENLMVAQHQKLIRSGMMAPSALFNLPSWRRQEKEGVERALHWLEKVDLMARADDPAGDLPYGDQRRLEIARAMCTEPVLLCLDEPAAGLNPKESAALNTLLLSIRADYGTSVLLIEHDMSVVMEISDHVIVLEYGSKISDGTPAEVRSDPAVIAAYLGVDEDAVEAVEAEVGL
- a CDS encoding ABC transporter ATP-binding protein, with protein sequence MTALLSVKGVKTYYGNIVALKGVDVEVNEGEIVTLIGANGAGKSTLMMTVCGSPRAREGSVIFDGRDITRMPTHEIMRLKIAQSPEGRRIFGRMTVYENLQMGAAVDGNAHFQEDLERMFALFPRLKERLYQRGGTLSGGEQQMLAIARALMTRPRLLLLDEPSLGLAPLVVKQIFDAIRDLNRTEGLTVFLVEQNAYHALKLAHRAYVLVNGTVTMSGTGKELLERPEVKAAYLEGGH
- a CDS encoding DUF6867 family protein, with amino-acid sequence MVAPSPDPGRRWAPMVLLPVIALVAVVAAFVLHPQWVVEVSLGDFLLVTVFLGGGAAWMSGRAVAKVWSPFLLVFVYSVLVTCAVRFCHFALFHGTLLSLKYFLVELVILLSIASLGFRTVRKQQMTLRYGWLYESSGPLAWRPRQG